Proteins encoded by one window of Crassostrea angulata isolate pt1a10 chromosome 9, ASM2561291v2, whole genome shotgun sequence:
- the LOC128162379 gene encoding tyrosinase-like protein 2: MKEILKITTLVTTILFCSVDARVRPIGLPKSLLECFQRYSQNPYTKQYPVEQQSLICLQRFTWMESKTPCKKMSNTELNYLRSLFNKSKNHRKKRATQNKRKRKEYRSLTEKERKVFHDAVLALKAKSTSNYETIANYHQANAGQSAHGGPNFPGWHRVFLLIYEEALIEASNGKLSGIPYIDWRLDYRLSSPGSSILWTHEYLGNGDGRVRNGPFENWVINRTTLVRNVGTTQRDPTNEDSVAELFAITSARSFADQLENVHNIGHIYVGGLMNNLRYATYDPVFFMHHCWIDYLWWRYQCPNGRCRDDRFVYPGTNRDGDHAPTEPMDNLVYKGELLTKDGYDRRWLDNVDYEISPADCIENCNSQYATNGLQCVSSRCLSATSGNFSPFEKRKKRSANRRNRHFRKRKREVLSYPVQNIFRVDCESDTTLWGYIPVKVVYVRCTDEQVYNSFTVKNGTVLSSTAYDFYDNRPEIQKIDRLTVTGHPSHFKNCKAKESGAFKINVNSYGLNYRGNYEEYAIVDDRIPLSSAMAYIAVKRPTKRRSSKVYLTAFDDCGRYCTPECLVPGSKPPRYEPCTGAMEIDVKRPKGYANTFDDAVLMYFNFLKPGSLPTFNERNVPIVFYCKRNEKWIPAP; this comes from the exons ATGAAGGAAATACTAAAG ATAACAACTTTGGTGACCACTATATTGTTCTGCTCCGTTGATGCTAGAGTTAGACCCATAGGATTGCCAAAAAGTCTGCTGGAGTGTTTCCAAAGGTATTCGCAGAACCCCTATACGAAACAGTACCCTGTTGAACAACAGTCATTGATTTGTCTCCAGCGTTTCACATGGATGG aaTCTAAAACTCCCTGCAAAAAGATGTCAAACACAGAGTTAAATTATCTCAGAAGTCTTTTTAATAAAAGCAAAAACCATCGCAAGAAACGAGCGACACAAAATAAGCGAAAGAGAAAGGAATACAGATCTCTAACCGAGAAGGAAAGAAAAGTGTTCCACGACGCTGTCCTTGCATTGAAAGCAAAATCT ACTAGCAATTACGAGACCATTGCCAACTACCACCAAGCTAATGCAGGCCAATCGGCCCATGGGGGACCAAACTTTCCGGGGTGGCACAGAGTATTTCTTCTTAT ATATGAAGAGGCCCTAATTGAGGCGAGTAATGGGAAGTTGAGTGGTATCCCTTACATAGACTGGAGACTGGATTATCGCCTTTCATCCCCTGGTTCTTCGATACTTTGGACCCATGAGTATCTAGGGAATGGAGACGGGCGGGTTAGAAATGGTCCGTTTGAAAATTGGGTTATAAACCGCACAACACTTGTCCGGAACGTGGGCACGACGCAACGCGATCCAACTAACGAAGATTCAGTCGCCGAATTGTTCGCCATTACTTCTGCGCGTTCTTTTGCCGATCAACTCGAAAATGTTCACAACATCGGTCATATTTATGTTGGTGGACTGATGAACAATTTACGTTATGCCACCTACGACCCAGTGTTTTTCATGCACCATTGCTGGATAGATTACCTCTGGTGGCGTTATCAGTGTCCGAACGGGAGATGTAGGGACGACAGGTTTGTGTACCCCGGTACAAATCGAGATGGAGATCATGCTCCGACCGAGCCAATGGATAACCTGGTATATAAAGGGGAATTATTGACTAAGGACGGATATGACAGGCGCTGGTTGGATAACGTTGACTACGAAATCTCGCCAGCGGATTGCATCGAGAATTGCAACTCACAGTATGCGACAAACGGACTTCAATGTGTCTCATCTAGGTGCTTATCTGCCACTTCGGGTAATTTCTCACCATTCGAAAAGCGTAAAAAACGTAGCGCGAACCGCCGGAACAGACATTTCAGAAAACGTAAGCGTGAAGTCTTATCTTATCCTGTTCAGAACATATTTAGGGTTGATTGCGAGAGTGATACTACTTTATGGGGATACATACCTGTCAAAGTGGTGTATGTTAGATGTACAGACGAACAAGTGTACAACTCATTTACGGTAAAAAACGGAACTGTGCTGTCCTCCACCGCCTACGATTTTTACGACAATAGACCGGAAATCCAAAAAATTGACCGGCTTACGGTAACGGGACATCCAAGCCATTTCAAGAATTGCAAAGCAAAAGAATCGGGGGCGTTTAAGATCAATGTTAATTCCTACGGGCTAAATTATCGCGGTAACTACGAAGAATATGCCATCGTGGACGACAGGATTCCTCTGTCCTCTGCAATGGCTTACATAGCCGTTAAACGTCCGACAAAACGAAGATCCAGCAAAGTTTACTTGACAGCGTTTGACGATTGTGGAAGATATTGTACCCCCGAGTGTTTGGTACCCGGATCAAAGCCCCCGCGATACGAACCATGTACAGGAGCAATGGAAATAGACGTGAAACGTCCAAAGGGGTATGCAAATACTTTTGATGATGCCGTTCTGATGTACTTCAACTTCCTCAAGCCTGGAAGTTTACCAACGTTTAATGAGAGAAATGTTCCAATTGTGTTCTATTGCAAAAGGAATGAAAAATGGATTCCAGCGCCATAA